Proteins found in one Lonchura striata isolate bLonStr1 chromosome 27, bLonStr1.mat, whole genome shotgun sequence genomic segment:
- the FMNL3 gene encoding formin-like protein 3: MGNVESADGEALPRGPGTPAAPGGAGLFAPGKMPMPEPCELEERFALVLSSMNLPPDKARLLRQYDNEKKWDLICDQERFQVKSPPHAYIQKLRSFLEPGVTRKKFRRRVQESTKVLRELEISLRTNHIGWVREFLNDENKGLDVLVNYLSFAQCAVMLDFEGLEGGEDGTLEKLRSWSRSIEDLQQPGALPAPFASSLARSARQTALRYGTLPSRRALKNSRLVSQKDDVHLCIMCLRAIMNYQYGFNLVMSHPHAVNEIALSLNNKNPRMKALVLELLAAVCLVRGGHEIILAAFDNFKEVCKEKHRFERLMEYFRNEDSSIDFMVACMQFINIVVHSVEDMNFRVHLQYEFTKLGLEEFLQKSRHTESEKLQVQIQAYLDNVFDVGGLLEDAETKNVALEKVEELEEHLSHLTEKLLDLENENMMRVAELEKQLLQREKELEAVKETYEHTSHQVHTLRRMIKEKDEAFRRHYGSELAPSAAEPPPPLPEPSEETLRPPVLPPVEAAPPPPPPPPPLPPPAPPLPGKCPPAPPLPGASPSIALTVGLSAIRIKKPIKTKFRLPVFNWTALKPSQISGTVFSELDDERVLEDLDLERFEELFKTKAQGPALDLVCAKSKAAQKVATKVTLLEANRAKNLAITLRKAGRSADEICRAIHTFDLATLPVDFVECLMRFLPTEAEAKALRQYERERKPLEELADEDRFMLQFSKVERLPQRMAIMAFLGNFAENVQMLTPQLNAIIAASASVKSSQKLKHMLEIILALGNYMNSSKRGAVYGFKLQSLDLLLDTKSTDRKMTLLHFIALTVREKYPELATFWQELHFVEKAAAVSLENVLLDVKELGRGMELLRRECGQHESAVLRGFLGGSEGQLERLQRDARTAEDAYNTVVRYFGESPKTTPPSVFFPVFVRFIHSYKDAEQENETRKKQEEVMREKLLAQEAKKQEKRNKWQQQELIAELRRRQAKDHRPMYEGKDGTIEDIITALKSVPFTARTAKRGSRFFCDPSHHDESSC, encoded by the exons AGCTCCATGAACCTGCCCCCGGACAAAGCCCGGCTGCTGCGCCAGTATGACAACGAGAAGAAGTGGGACCTCATCTGTGAccag GAGCGGTTCCAGGTGAAGAGCCCACCCCACGCCTACATCCAGAAGCTGCGCAGCTTCCTGGAGCCCGGTGTCACaaggaag AAGTTCAGGAGGAGGGTGCAGGAGTCGACCAAGGTGCTGCGTGAGCTGGAGATCAGCCTGAGGACGAACCACATCGG ATGGGTGCGGGAGTTCCTCAACGATGAGAACAAGGGGCTGGACGTGCTGGTGAACTACCTGTCCTTTGCGCAGTGCGCCGTCAT GTTGGATTTTGAGGGCCTGGAGGGCGGCGAGGACGGCACCCTGGAGAAGCTGCGCTCCTGGAGCCGCTCCATCGAGGATCTGCAGCAGCCCGGTGCCCTGCCCGCCCCCTTCGCCAGCAGCCTGGCACGCTCTGCCCGCCAGACCGCCCTACG CTACGGGACGCTGCCCAGCCGCAGGGCGCTGAAGAACTCGCGCCTGGTGAGCCAGAAGGACGACGTCCACCTCTGCATCATGTGTCTGCGGGCCATCATGAACTACCAG TACGGCTTCAACCTGGTCATGTCTCACCCCCACGCCGTCAACGAGATCGCCCTGAGCCTCAACAACAAGAACCCGAG GATGAAGGcgctggtgctggagctgctggcggCCGTGTGCCTGGTGAGGGGTGGCCACGAGATCATCCTCGCTGCCTTCGACAACTTCAAGGAG GTGTGCAAGGAGAAACACCGCTTTGAGCGGCTGATGGAATACTTCCGCAACGAGGACAGCAGCATTGACTTCATG gtgGCCTGCATGCAGTTCATCAACATCGTGGTGCACTCGGTGGAGGACATGAACTTCCGTGTGCATCTCCAGTACGAGTTCACCAAACTGGGGCTGGAGGAGTTCCTGCAG AAGTCGAGGCACACAGAGAGCGAGAAGCTGCAGGTGCAGATCCAGGCGTACCTGGACAACGTCTTTGATGTGGGGGGGCTGCTGGAGGATGCCGAGACCAAGAACGTGGCCCTGGAGAaggtggaggagctggaggagcaccTGTCCCAT CTAACGGAGAAGCTGCTGGACCTGGAGAACGAGAACATGATGCGGGTGGCGGagctggagaagcagctgctgcagcgagagaaggagctggaggcagTCAAG GAGACCTACGAGCACACCAGCCACCAGGTGCACACGCTGCGCAGGATGATCAAGGAGAAGGACGAGGCTTTCCGGCGGCACTACGGCTCCGAGCTGGCTCCCAGCGCCGCCGAGCCGCCGCCTCCGCTGCCAGAGCCCTCGGAGGAGACCCTGAGACCCCCGGTCCTGCCCCCCGTGGAAGCCGCGCcacccccgccgcccccgcctcCCCCTCtgccgccccccgcgcccccgctGCCAG GGAAGtgtccccccgccccgccgctgcccggggCTTCGCCCTCCATCGCGCTCACCGTGGGGCTCTCAG CCATCCGGATCAAGAAGCCCATCAAGACCAAATTCCGCTTGCCCGTCTTCAACTGGACAGCGCTGAAGCCCAGCCAGATCAGCGGGACGGTGTTCAGCGAGCTGGACGATGAGCGTGTGCTGGAG GACCTGGACCTGGAGCGCTTCGAGGAGCTGTTCAAGACCAAGGCGCAGGGCCCGGCGCTGGACCTGGTGTGTGCCAAGAGCAAGGCGGCGCAGAAAGTGGCCACCAAGGTGACGCTGCTGGAAGCCAACCGTGCCAAGAACCTGGCCATCACCCTGCGCAAGGCCGGGCGCAGCGCTGACGAGATCTGCCGCGCCATCCACAC GTTTGACCTGGCGACGCTGCCGGTGGATTTTGTGGAGTGCCTGATGCGGTTCCTGCCCACGGAGGCGGAGGCCAAGGCGCTGCGGCAGTACGAGCGCGAGCGGAAGCCGCTGGAGGAGCTGGCGGACGAGGACCGCTTCATGCTGCAGTTCAGCAAGGTGGAGCGGCTGCCGCAGCGCATGGCCATCATGGCCTTCCTCGGCAACTTCGCCGAGAACGTCCAGATGCTGACACCG cagctcaacGCCATCATCGCGGCCTCGGCCTCTGTGAAGTCGTCGCAGAAGCTGAAGCACATGTTGGAG ATCATCTTGGCGCTGGGCAACTACATGAACAGCAGCAAACGTGGTGCAGTCTACGGCTTCAAACTGCAGAGCCTGGACCTG ctcctggacaCCAAGTCAACAGACAGGAAGATGACGCTGCTGCACTTCATCGCGCTGACGGTGCGGGAGAAGTACCCAGAGCTGGCGACCttctggcaggagctgcacttCGTGGAGAAGGCTGCGGCAG tgtccctggaGAACGTGCTGCTGGATGTGAAGGAGCTGGGCCGGGGCATGGAGCTGCTGCGGCGGGAGTGCGGGCAGCACGAGAGCGCGGTGCTGCGCGGCTTCCTGGGCGGCAGCGAGGGGCAGCTCGAGCGGCTGCAGCGCGACGCGCGCACGGCCGAG GACGCCTACAACACCGTGGTGCGGTATTTCGGCGAGAGCCCCAAGACCACCCCCCCATCTGTCTTCTTCCCGGTCTTTGTCCGCTTCATCCACTCCTACAAG GACGCGGAGCAGGAAAACGAGACGCGGAAGAAGCAGGAGGAGGTGATGCGGGAgaagctgctggcacaggaggcTAAAAAGCAGGAGAAG CGGAAcaagtggcagcagcaggagctgatcGCGGAGCTGCGGCGGCGCCAGGCCAAGGACCACCGGCCCATGTACGAGGGCAAGGATGGCACCATCGAGGACATCATCACCG CGCTGAAGAGCGTCCCCTTCACTGCCCGCACGGCCAAGCGGGGCTCCCGCTTCTTCTGCGACCCGTCCCACCACGACGAGTCCAGCTGTTAA